The window CGCAGCGGCAGAGCCGTGCGCCTGACCGACGCCGGTGAGGCCTGGATGCGCTATGCGCGGCTGGCGCTGCAGGATCTGGACGCCGGCGCGCGGGCGATCCATGACGTGGCGACGCTGGCGCGCGGCCATTTGCGGCTGGCGATGACGCCGACGTTCACCGCCTATCTGGTGGGGCCGGCGATCGATGCGTTCTACCGCCGCTACCCGGGGATTACGCTGAGCATTGAGGAGATGGCGCAAGAGCGGATCGAGGCGCTCCTGGCGCAGGATAGGTTGGATCTGGGGATTGCCTTCGAGATGGCGCAGTCGGCGGAGGTAGAAGCCATGCCGTTGTTCAGCGAGACGCTGGAGCTGATGGTCGGTGCCGATCATCCCCTGGCGGCGCGGCGTCGGCCGCTGACGCTGGCGGAGTGGCAACATCTGCCGCTGGCCTTGCTGAGCGGCGACTTCGCCACGCGGCAGTTTATCGATCGCTACTGCACGCAGCTCGGTTTTCGGCCGCAGGTGGCGGTGGAGGCCAATGCGCTGGGCGCCATCGTCGAGATCGTGCGGCGCGGGCAGCTCGCCACGCTGCTGCCGGCCGCCATTGCGCGCGAGAACCGGCAGTTGAAAAAAGTGGCGTTGGCCAACGCCATGCCGGCTCGGCAGGCGGTGTTGCTGCAGCGTAAAGACGCTTACCGCAGCGCCGCCGCGCAGGCGTTTATCGCCGTCTTGCAGCAACAGGGCGTTACGCCAACGCCCCCCAGCGCTGCGTCATCCCCAGCAGATGCACCAGCCCGAAGCCGAGGCAAATCAGCGAGCTGACGACGATAAAACGCTGGCTGCGGCCGGTATCGCGCAGGGCGAAAGGGCCGGCGACACCGCGCAGCAGATAGATAAAGGTGATGATAAACAGCGCGGGCCGCAGCAGCGGCAGCGGCGCGATCAGGCCCGCGCCGGACAGCGCGTACAGCGCCCAAATAAACAGCACCAGCGCGATACCGGCGGTGACGACGGCCGGGAACTTTTTACCCGCTTCCGCCGCCTTAATGAAGCGATCGCCGGCGCCGCACAGCCGATAGCCGCGCGGCCCGGCGGCGATCACCCAAATATGCAGCAGGGCGGCGATGGCGCTCAGCGCGGCGCCGATCAGCAGTGCGGTGTTATAGAGGTGTGGCATGGTAAGGCTTCCCTGTCAGAAACGTGATTGGCATGAAGCGTAGACCAGAAAAGACGAATTAACCGAACGCAACAGGGAAGAGGAGCAAGTGATGAGAGTGGCGACAGGCATGCTGAGCGTATTGGCGCTGTGGAGCGGGCTGGCGATGGCGCAATCTGCAGCGCTGACGCTGCCGCGGGAGGATGGTTCGAGTATTCATTACTATCTGGACGCTGCGGTGCCCGGGCAATCGTCGGCGGCGCTGTTGGTGATCCTGCAAGGTTCGGATTGCAACAGCGTGCGGCATATCCGCCTGGTCACGCCGATGCGGCAGGTGTTACCCGCCGCAGACCTGCTGACGGTGGAGAAATACGGCATCGACGACACCTTGCCGTACCGCGAAGAGGTGCCGCGGCAGGATTGCCCGGACGCTTTCGTGCAGCATGATACGCCGCAGCGGCGGGTGAGCGATGTCACCCGGGTGTTGCAGGCGGTGATTGCGCGCAACGGCTATCAAAAGGTTGTGGTGCTGGGGGGCAGCGAAGGGGCGGTGATCGCCAGTTTGGTGACGGCCTCCTCGGGCCTGGTTGACGCTACCCTGGCGTTCAGCGGCGGCGGACGCTGGTTTATCGACGACGTGCGCCACAGCGTGGCCGACGCGCCAAAAGAAGAGAAAGCCGGGTTGAACGCATTTTTACAGCAGGTGCTGACAGCGCCGCCGTTCCCCCTGAACGCCAGTGACCATGGCTATGGCTGGTGGCATGGCATGCTGAACATCGATCAGCTTGCCACCCTGCGCAGCATCAAGACGCCGGTGCTGATCGTGCAGGGTGACCAGGATCGCGCCGTTTCGCCGGGGGCGGTCGGGAAAATGATCGCCGAGCTGCGGGCCGACGGCAAAACGAATATCACTTACCTGAATTATCCGGCTTTAGACCATGTGATGCGGCGCGAAAATGGCGAGAGTGAAATGACGCGGGTGGTGGCGGATATGCGCGCGTGGCTGGAGAAGCAGCTGCGCTGAGCGTCGGTATTAGGACAAACTATGTAATA of the Serratia marcescens subsp. marcescens ATCC 13880 genome contains:
- a CDS encoding alpha/beta hydrolase — encoded protein: MRVATGMLSVLALWSGLAMAQSAALTLPREDGSSIHYYLDAAVPGQSSAALLVILQGSDCNSVRHIRLVTPMRQVLPAADLLTVEKYGIDDTLPYREEVPRQDCPDAFVQHDTPQRRVSDVTRVLQAVIARNGYQKVVVLGGSEGAVIASLVTASSGLVDATLAFSGGGRWFIDDVRHSVADAPKEEKAGLNAFLQQVLTAPPFPLNASDHGYGWWHGMLNIDQLATLRSIKTPVLIVQGDQDRAVSPGAVGKMIAELRADGKTNITYLNYPALDHVMRRENGESEMTRVVADMRAWLEKQLR
- the cynR gene encoding transcriptional regulator CynR, with the protein product MLLRHIRYFLAVAEQGNFTRAAEALHVSQPTLSQQIKQLEDTLGAPLFDRSGRAVRLTDAGEAWMRYARLALQDLDAGARAIHDVATLARGHLRLAMTPTFTAYLVGPAIDAFYRRYPGITLSIEEMAQERIEALLAQDRLDLGIAFEMAQSAEVEAMPLFSETLELMVGADHPLAARRRPLTLAEWQHLPLALLSGDFATRQFIDRYCTQLGFRPQVAVEANALGAIVEIVRRGQLATLLPAAIARENRQLKKVALANAMPARQAVLLQRKDAYRSAAAQAFIAVLQQQGVTPTPPSAASSPADAPARSRGKSAS